From the Nitrobacter hamburgensis X14 genome, one window contains:
- the dnaK gene encoding molecular chaperone DnaK encodes MGKVIGIDLGTTNSCVAVMDGKTPKVIENAEGMRTTPSIVAFSDDGERLVGQPAKRQAVTNPERTIFAVKRLIGRRYDDPTVEKDKHLVPYKIAKAGNGDAWVEVDGKTYSPSQISAFTLQKMKETAEAHLGQKVDQAVITVPAYFNDAQRQATKDAGKIAGLEVLRIINEPTAAALAYGLDKAKQGTIAVYDLGGGTFDVSILEIGDGVFEVKSTNGDTFLGGEDFDMRLVSYLADEFQKEQGINLRNDKLALQRLKEAAEKAKIELSSTTQTEINLPFITADQSGPKHLTMKLTRAKFEALVDDLVQKTIEPCRKALKDAGLTAGEIGEVVLVGGMTRMPKVQEVVKQLFGKEPHKGVNPDEVVAIGAAIQAGVLQGDVKDVLLLDVTPLSLGIETLGGVFTRIIDRNTTIPTKKSQVFSTAEDSQNAVTIRVFQGEREMAADNKILGQFDLMGIPPAPRGMPQIEVTFDIDANGIVNVSAKDKATGKEQQIRIQASGGLSEADIDKMVKDAEANAIEDKKRREAVDAKNHADSLVHSTEKALAEHGSKIEDSERRAIEDAVSDLKEALKGDDAEAIKAKTNTLAQASMKLGEAMYKQQAEADAAKDAAKDDVVDAEFTEVDDDKNKKSA; translated from the coding sequence ATGGGAAAGGTCATCGGGATTGACCTCGGCACCACGAATTCGTGCGTGGCCGTAATGGACGGCAAGACGCCGAAAGTCATCGAAAACGCGGAAGGGATGCGGACTACGCCGTCCATCGTCGCCTTTAGCGATGACGGTGAGCGCCTCGTCGGGCAGCCGGCCAAGCGCCAGGCCGTGACCAATCCCGAGCGGACCATTTTTGCTGTCAAGCGCCTGATTGGCCGCCGTTACGATGATCCCACGGTCGAAAAGGACAAGCACCTCGTCCCTTACAAGATCGCGAAAGCCGGCAACGGCGACGCCTGGGTCGAGGTCGACGGCAAGACCTATTCGCCTTCGCAGATTTCGGCCTTCACGCTTCAGAAGATGAAGGAGACCGCCGAGGCCCATCTCGGTCAGAAGGTCGATCAGGCCGTTATCACGGTTCCCGCCTATTTCAACGACGCACAACGTCAGGCCACCAAAGACGCCGGCAAGATCGCCGGCCTCGAAGTGCTGCGCATCATCAACGAGCCGACCGCGGCCGCGCTGGCCTATGGCCTCGACAAGGCTAAGCAAGGCACCATCGCCGTGTATGATCTCGGCGGCGGCACGTTCGACGTGTCGATCCTCGAGATCGGCGACGGCGTGTTCGAGGTAAAGTCGACCAACGGCGATACGTTCCTTGGCGGCGAAGACTTCGACATGCGCCTGGTCAGCTATCTGGCCGACGAGTTCCAGAAGGAGCAGGGCATCAACCTGCGCAACGACAAGCTGGCCTTGCAGCGGTTGAAGGAAGCTGCCGAGAAGGCCAAGATCGAGCTGTCGTCGACCACCCAGACCGAAATCAACCTGCCGTTTATCACGGCCGACCAGTCCGGCCCGAAGCATCTGACGATGAAGCTCACCCGCGCCAAGTTCGAGGCGCTGGTCGATGATCTCGTCCAGAAGACCATTGAGCCGTGCCGCAAGGCGCTGAAGGATGCCGGCCTGACGGCGGGCGAGATCGGCGAAGTGGTGCTGGTCGGCGGCATGACGCGCATGCCGAAGGTCCAGGAAGTCGTCAAGCAGTTGTTCGGCAAGGAGCCGCACAAGGGCGTCAACCCGGACGAGGTTGTCGCGATTGGCGCGGCGATCCAGGCCGGCGTCCTGCAGGGCGACGTCAAGGACGTGCTGCTGCTCGACGTTACCCCGCTCTCGCTCGGCATCGAGACGCTGGGCGGCGTGTTTACCCGCATCATCGATCGCAACACCACGATCCCGACCAAGAAGAGCCAGGTATTCTCGACGGCCGAGGACAGCCAGAACGCCGTCACCATCCGCGTCTTCCAGGGCGAGCGCGAAATGGCGGCCGACAACAAGATCCTCGGCCAGTTCGATCTGATGGGCATTCCGCCGGCCCCGCGCGGCATGCCGCAGATCGAGGTGACGTTCGATATCGACGCCAACGGCATCGTCAACGTGTCGGCGAAGGACAAGGCGACAGGCAAGGAACAGCAGATCCGCATCCAGGCCTCGGGAGGCCTGTCGGAGGCCGACATCGACAAGATGGTCAAGGACGCCGAGGCGAATGCGATCGAAGACAAGAAACGCCGCGAGGCCGTCGACGCCAAGAACCATGCCGACTCGCTGGTCCACTCGACCGAGAAGGCGCTCGCCGAGCACGGCTCGAAGATCGAGGACAGCGAGCGCCGCGCCATCGAGGATGCCGTCAGCGATCTGAAGGAAGCGCTGAAGGGCGACGACGCCGAGGCGATCAAGGCCAAGACCAACACGCTGGCGCAGGCGTCCATGAAGCTCGGCGAGGCCATGTACAAGCAGCAGGCTGAAGCCGATGCGGCCAAGGACGCTGCGAAGGACGATGTCGTCGATGCGGAGTTTACCGAGGTCGACGACGACAAGAACAAGAAGTCTGCTTAA
- the dnaJ gene encoding molecular chaperone DnaJ, with protein MSTKRCYYETLEVDRNADDSKLKAAFRKLAMKWHPDRNPGDATSEMRFKEINEAYEVLKDGDKRAAYDRFGHAAFEHGGMGGGPGFGAGFASSFSDIFEDLFGMAGQRGRGGGRERGADLRYNMEISLDEAFQGKTAQVEIPVSVTCESCSGTGAKAGTKPKNCAMCGGAGRIRQAQGFFTLERTCPGCQGRGQMIEDPCPSCGGTGRVNRERSLSVNVPAGVEDGTRIRLAGEGEAGIRGGPPGDLYIFLSLAPHEFFQRDGADLHCRVPISMVTAALGGEFEVPTIDKSKTKVRVPSGTQSGRRFRIASKGMPVLRSRQTGDMYVQVVVETPQNLTKKQQELLAEFEKLSSGATQPEAAGFFTKVKDFFGTRASP; from the coding sequence ATGTCGACCAAGCGCTGTTACTACGAAACCCTTGAGGTCGACCGAAACGCGGATGATTCCAAACTCAAGGCGGCCTTTCGCAAGCTGGCTATGAAATGGCATCCGGATAGAAATCCGGGCGATGCGACCAGCGAAATGCGCTTCAAGGAAATCAACGAAGCCTATGAAGTCCTGAAGGACGGCGACAAACGCGCCGCCTACGATCGCTTCGGTCATGCCGCATTCGAGCATGGTGGTATGGGCGGTGGCCCCGGATTCGGGGCGGGCTTCGCTTCGTCGTTCTCCGACATTTTCGAGGACCTGTTCGGAATGGCCGGGCAGCGCGGCCGCGGTGGCGGCCGGGAGCGAGGCGCGGACCTTCGCTACAACATGGAAATCTCGCTGGACGAGGCTTTCCAGGGCAAGACCGCCCAGGTCGAAATTCCGGTCTCGGTCACATGCGAATCCTGCTCGGGCACGGGCGCCAAGGCCGGGACCAAGCCGAAGAACTGCGCGATGTGTGGCGGCGCTGGCCGGATTCGCCAGGCCCAGGGCTTCTTCACGCTGGAGCGCACCTGTCCCGGCTGTCAGGGGCGCGGCCAGATGATCGAGGATCCCTGTCCATCCTGCGGTGGCACGGGCCGTGTCAACCGGGAGCGTTCGCTTTCAGTCAATGTTCCCGCCGGTGTCGAGGATGGCACCCGCATCCGTCTTGCCGGCGAGGGCGAGGCTGGAATCCGTGGCGGGCCGCCGGGCGACCTCTACATTTTCCTCTCTCTCGCCCCGCATGAGTTCTTCCAGCGAGACGGCGCCGATCTGCATTGCCGCGTTCCGATCTCGATGGTCACCGCCGCGCTTGGCGGAGAATTCGAGGTGCCGACCATCGACAAGAGCAAGACCAAGGTGAGGGTGCCCTCCGGGACTCAGTCGGGCCGCCGATTCCGCATCGCATCAAAAGGCATGCCAGTGCTGCGCTCGCGCCAGACCGGCGATATGTATGTGCAAGTGGTGGTTGAAACGCCACAAAACCTGACGAAGAAACAGCAGGAACTTCTGGCCGAGTTCGAGAAGTTATCGTCGGGTGCAACGCAACCCGAGGCGGCGGGTTTCTTCACTAAGGTCAAGGACTTCTTTGGCACCCGCGCGAGTCCGTAA
- the hrcA gene encoding heat-inducible transcriptional repressor HrcA, with protein MVHHDPIGLIAPNTGLAQLNERSRDIFRQIVESYLATGEPVGSRNISRLITMPLSPASVRNVMSDLEQLGLIYAPHTSAGRLPTEFGLRFFVDALMQVGDLTETERQSIQTQLASVGKAQSVEAALDQALTRLSGLTRAAAVVLTAKSNVRLKHIEFVRLEPEKALVVLVAEDGQVENRVLTLPSGVPASALTEASNFLNARIRGRTLAEARLELETALTQSKAELDQLTQKVIAAGIASWSGGDSDDRQLIVRGHANLLEDLHALEDLERVRLLFDDLETKRGVIDLLGRAERADGVRIFIGSENKLFSLSGSSTIIAPYNDGAGHIVGVLGVIGPTRLNYARVIPMVDYAARIVSQMLGG; from the coding sequence TTGGTCCATCACGATCCGATTGGTCTGATTGCACCGAACACCGGGTTGGCCCAGCTGAACGAGCGATCGCGCGACATTTTTCGTCAGATCGTCGAGAGCTATCTTGCGACGGGTGAGCCCGTGGGCTCGCGCAACATTTCCCGCCTGATCACGATGCCGCTCTCGCCGGCGTCGGTTCGCAATGTGATGTCGGACCTCGAACAGCTCGGGCTGATTTATGCGCCGCATACCTCCGCCGGGCGCTTGCCGACTGAGTTCGGCCTGCGGTTCTTTGTCGATGCCTTGATGCAGGTCGGCGACCTGACCGAGACGGAGCGCCAGTCGATCCAGACCCAGCTCGCGTCGGTCGGCAAGGCGCAATCGGTCGAGGCCGCGCTGGACCAAGCCTTGACACGGCTGTCGGGATTGACCCGGGCCGCGGCGGTGGTTCTGACGGCCAAATCCAACGTGCGCTTGAAGCATATCGAATTTGTCAGGCTGGAGCCGGAGAAGGCGCTCGTAGTGCTCGTTGCCGAAGACGGACAGGTCGAGAACCGTGTGCTGACGCTGCCGTCCGGCGTCCCGGCATCGGCGCTGACCGAAGCGTCGAATTTCCTGAATGCGCGAATCCGCGGGCGGACGCTCGCCGAGGCGCGCCTCGAGCTCGAGACGGCGCTGACGCAGAGCAAGGCGGAACTCGATCAGCTCACCCAGAAGGTCATCGCGGCCGGGATTGCGAGCTGGTCGGGCGGCGACAGCGACGATCGGCAACTGATCGTGCGCGGCCACGCCAATCTGCTGGAGGACCTGCACGCGCTGGAGGATCTCGAGCGGGTGCGGCTGCTGTTCGACGACCTCGAAACCAAACGCGGCGTGATCGACTTACTCGGCCGCGCCGAACGCGCCGATGGCGTCCGCATCTTCATCGGTTCGGAAAACAAGCTGTTCTCGCTGTCCGGGTCCTCGACGATCATCGCGCCCTACAACGACGGTGCCGGCCATATCGTCGGCGTCCTCGGCGTGATAGGACCGACCCGGCTGAACTACGCGCGCGTGATCCCGATGGTGGATTACGCGGCCCGCATTGTCAGCCAGATGCTCGGTGGCTGA
- a CDS encoding DUF2244 domain-containing protein: MTLDNNLTNPELAEQTLFSALLTPHRSLTQAGFIVLMTIVTVVSFVAGMVFLMMGAWPVFLFFGLDALMIYWAFRINFLRARATEEIFITHFELRVRRTSHRGHIVEWVSNPLWVQLDQKIHEEYGIERLYLVSRGRRISIASFLGPDEKVSFVEALSAALQLAKRGPTYNPLS, encoded by the coding sequence ATGACATTGGACAATAACCTGACCAATCCGGAGCTTGCGGAGCAGACGCTGTTTTCAGCCCTGCTGACGCCGCACCGCTCGTTGACTCAAGCCGGTTTCATTGTGCTGATGACGATCGTGACCGTGGTGAGCTTTGTCGCGGGAATGGTGTTCCTGATGATGGGCGCCTGGCCGGTGTTCCTGTTTTTCGGCCTCGACGCCCTCATGATTTACTGGGCGTTCCGGATCAATTTCCTGCGGGCCAGAGCCACGGAGGAAATTTTCATCACCCACTTCGAGTTGCGGGTGCGCCGCACCAGTCATCGCGGTCATATCGTCGAGTGGGTTTCGAACCCGCTCTGGGTGCAGCTCGACCAGAAAATCCACGAGGAGTATGGCATCGAGCGGCTCTATCTGGTTTCGCGCGGCCGCCGGATCTCGATCGCGAGTTTTCTTGGTCCGGACGAGAAGGTAAGTTTTGTCGAAGCCTTATCAGCAGCGCTACAACTTGCGAAACGCGGGCCGACCTACAATCCGCTCTCTTAG
- a CDS encoding 2,3-bisphosphoglycerate-dependent phosphoglycerate mutase: MSERLLVLVRHGQSEWNLKNLFTGWKDPDLTELGVTEAKDAGRKLKEQGFAFDIAFTSVLIRAEHTLDLVLEELGQTGIPVRKDLALNERDYGDLAGLNKDEARKKWGEEQVLIWRRSYDVPPPGGESLKDTLARTLPYFVQEILPCVLRGECTLVAAHGNSLRALVMVLEKLSPEQILKRELATGAPVIYRLNADATVASKLDLAA; the protein is encoded by the coding sequence ATGAGCGAACGTCTTCTGGTGCTCGTGCGTCACGGCCAGAGCGAATGGAATCTGAAGAACCTGTTCACGGGCTGGAAGGATCCGGATCTGACCGAGCTCGGCGTGACCGAGGCAAAGGATGCAGGACGCAAGCTGAAAGAGCAGGGTTTTGCGTTCGACATTGCCTTTACCTCGGTGTTGATCCGTGCCGAACACACGCTCGACCTCGTGCTGGAGGAATTGGGTCAGACCGGAATTCCGGTCAGGAAAGATCTGGCGTTGAACGAACGGGATTACGGCGATCTTGCGGGGCTCAACAAGGATGAGGCTCGCAAGAAATGGGGCGAAGAACAGGTGCTGATCTGGCGCCGCTCGTATGACGTGCCGCCACCAGGCGGCGAGAGTTTGAAGGATACGCTGGCGCGCACGCTGCCGTATTTCGTGCAGGAAATCCTGCCATGCGTGCTGCGCGGCGAGTGCACGCTCGTCGCGGCGCACGGCAATTCGCTGCGCGCGCTCGTGATGGTGCTGGAAAAACTGTCGCCCGAACAGATTCTCAAGCGCGAACTTGCGACCGGCGCGCCGGTGATCTATCGGCTGAACGCCGATGCGACCGTGGCCTCGAAGCTTGATCTGGCGGCCTGA
- a CDS encoding class I SAM-dependent methyltransferase gives MPLQLSARAPKKPLRLDDEVRFLRSWFEKPLHMGAVMPSGRILARTMAQYVDVGSTDPVVELGPGTGAITNALIEHGVDQKRLVLIEYDPGFCALLRDRYPQATVVQGDAYTLRDSLWNVLSARASAIVSGLPLVTKPMLTRLKLIRDAFAALAPGAPFVQFTYSVVPPIPKSLPGISTEASERIWMNLPPARVWVYRRG, from the coding sequence ATGCCTTTGCAATTGTCTGCGCGTGCGCCGAAGAAACCGCTCCGTCTTGACGACGAGGTCCGCTTTCTCCGCTCGTGGTTCGAAAAACCCCTTCATATGGGCGCAGTCATGCCGTCCGGACGCATCCTGGCCCGCACAATGGCGCAGTATGTCGATGTCGGATCGACCGATCCGGTCGTCGAACTGGGACCGGGGACCGGCGCGATCACCAATGCGTTGATCGAGCACGGCGTCGATCAGAAGCGTCTTGTGCTGATCGAATACGATCCGGGGTTTTGTGCGCTGCTTCGCGACCGCTACCCGCAGGCGACGGTGGTTCAGGGCGATGCCTATACGTTGCGGGATTCGCTGTGGAACGTACTGAGCGCCCGCGCCTCGGCTATCGTCTCCGGCCTGCCGCTCGTCACCAAGCCGATGTTGACCCGGCTCAAGCTGATCCGGGACGCCTTCGCGGCGCTCGCCCCCGGCGCGCCGTTCGTGCAGTTCACCTATTCGGTCGTACCGCCAATCCCCAAATCGCTGCCCGGTATTTCAACGGAAGCGTCCGAGCGGATCTGGATGAACCTCCCCCCCGCACGCGTCTGGGTGTATCGCAGGGGTTGA
- the grpE gene encoding nucleotide exchange factor GrpE: protein MTDSDGKSDNSGDPAPEAEPVVSKPYIMPDDPEEGSLEALAKEVAEAKDRMLRTLAEMENLRKRTAREVSDARTYGISGFARDVLDIADNLQRALDAVPTEARAAADPGLKALIEGVELTERSLHNALEKHGVKKFDPAGEKFDPNVHQAMYEIPDPSVPVGTIAQVIQAGYTIGERVLRPALVGVAKGGAKAAASE from the coding sequence ATGACCGATTCCGACGGCAAATCAGACAATTCCGGCGATCCGGCTCCGGAGGCCGAGCCGGTGGTATCCAAGCCTTACATCATGCCCGACGATCCCGAGGAGGGGTCGCTGGAAGCGCTGGCCAAAGAGGTCGCGGAAGCGAAGGACCGGATGCTGCGCACGTTGGCGGAGATGGAAAACCTGCGCAAGCGCACCGCGCGGGAGGTGTCGGACGCGCGAACCTACGGCATCTCGGGGTTCGCACGCGACGTGCTGGATATTGCCGACAATCTACAACGCGCGCTTGATGCGGTGCCCACCGAGGCGCGCGCGGCGGCTGATCCCGGACTTAAAGCCCTGATCGAGGGCGTGGAGTTGACCGAACGCTCGCTGCACAACGCGCTGGAAAAACACGGCGTGAAGAAGTTCGATCCGGCCGGCGAAAAGTTCGATCCGAACGTCCATCAGGCAATGTACGAAATTCCAGATCCGTCAGTCCCCGTCGGCACGATCGCGCAGGTCATTCAGGCAGGCTACACGATCGGCGAGCGGGTGCTGCGTCCGGCGCTGGTGGGTGTTGCGAAGGGCGGAGCCAAGGCAGCCGCGTCTGAATAG
- a CDS encoding methylated-DNA--[protein]-cysteine S-methyltransferase yields MMTFAKSFAPNDPRLTLPGAESAALRDYDAVRRAIAFISANWRTQPTIAAIADAAGVAPDELHHLFRRWAGLTPKAFMQALTLDHARGLLRKSASVLDAALDSGLSGPGRLHDLFVTHEAMSPGEWKNGGAGMRLAFGFHPSPFGTAIVIASSRGLAGLAFADAGEEQTALADMKRRWPNATYVEDHAGTAALAQRVFDTKLWRPDQPLRVVLIGTDFEVRVWETLLRIPMGKATTYSSIAANVNSPKASRAVGAAVSKNPVSFVVPCHRVIGKSGALTGYHWGITRKQAMLGWEAGQVGVE; encoded by the coding sequence ATGATGACGTTTGCAAAAAGCTTCGCCCCGAATGATCCACGCCTCACGCTGCCGGGCGCAGAAAGTGCCGCGCTGCGCGACTACGATGCGGTGCGGCGCGCGATCGCTTTTATCTCGGCAAACTGGCGCACGCAGCCGACCATTGCAGCGATAGCCGACGCCGCCGGCGTGGCGCCGGATGAACTGCATCATCTTTTCCGCCGCTGGGCGGGCCTGACGCCGAAAGCCTTCATGCAGGCGCTGACGCTCGACCACGCCAGGGGGCTATTGCGCAAGTCCGCCAGCGTGCTCGACGCCGCCCTCGACTCCGGCCTCTCAGGTCCGGGTCGCTTGCACGACCTGTTCGTCACGCACGAGGCGATGTCCCCCGGCGAATGGAAAAACGGCGGCGCCGGCATGAGGCTGGCTTTCGGTTTTCACCCCTCGCCGTTCGGCACCGCGATCGTGATCGCCAGCAGCCGCGGCCTCGCGGGACTCGCTTTCGCCGACGCCGGCGAGGAGCAGACCGCGCTGGCCGATATGAAACGGCGCTGGCCCAACGCAACCTACGTCGAGGATCACGCCGGAACGGCGGCGCTTGCGCAGCGCGTGTTCGATACAAAACTCTGGCGGCCGGATCAGCCGTTGCGTGTGGTTCTGATCGGGACGGATTTCGAGGTGCGGGTCTGGGAGACCCTGCTCAGGATTCCCATGGGCAAGGCCACGACCTATTCAAGCATCGCCGCCAACGTAAACAGCCCGAAAGCCTCGCGCGCCGTCGGCGCCGCGGTCAGCAAGAACCCGGTGTCGTTTGTCGTTCCCTGCCATCGCGTGATCGGCAAGAGCGGCGCACTGACCGGCTATCACTGGGGCATCACCCGCAAGCAGGCGATGCTGGGTTGGGAAGCCGGGCAGGTCGGCGTCGAGTAG
- the dapB gene encoding 4-hydroxy-tetrahydrodipicolinate reductase, with protein sequence MADMRLIVAGAGGRMGRALVRAIAESGGAVLAGALEPPGSELIGKDTGVLAGLPANGIEVSADLWSLSAHADGILDFTVPAATIANVAIAAERGLVHVIGTTGLSASDMAVIKSVTSRTVVVQSGNMSLGINLLAALVKRMAQSLDESFDIEILEMHHRAKIDAPSGTALMLGQAAADGRKIVLDQHAARGRDGITGARKSGDIGFASLRGGTVSGDHSVIFAGPYERITLSHHAEDRMIFAHGALKAAKWAHGKTPGLYSMADVLGLGDL encoded by the coding sequence GTGGCCGACATGCGTTTGATTGTTGCTGGAGCAGGCGGCCGGATGGGTCGCGCTTTAGTGCGCGCGATAGCGGAAAGCGGTGGTGCGGTGCTGGCGGGCGCGCTCGAGCCGCCGGGCTCCGAGTTGATTGGAAAGGACACCGGCGTTCTGGCCGGTCTTCCCGCGAACGGGATTGAAGTATCGGCAGATCTCTGGTCGCTGTCGGCGCACGCCGACGGTATCCTGGATTTTACGGTTCCGGCCGCGACCATCGCGAATGTTGCCATCGCCGCCGAGCGCGGACTGGTTCATGTCATCGGCACCACCGGCCTGTCGGCTTCGGATATGGCGGTTATCAAGAGCGTGACTTCGCGCACGGTTGTCGTGCAGTCGGGCAATATGAGTCTGGGCATCAATCTGCTCGCCGCGCTGGTGAAGCGGATGGCGCAATCACTGGATGAGAGTTTCGATATCGAAATTCTTGAAATGCATCATAGGGCCAAGATCGACGCGCCCTCCGGCACGGCGCTGATGTTGGGGCAGGCGGCGGCCGACGGCCGCAAGATCGTATTGGATCAGCACGCGGCGCGTGGGCGCGATGGGATCACCGGTGCCCGCAAATCGGGCGATATTGGTTTTGCCTCGCTGCGCGGCGGCACCGTGTCCGGAGATCACAGCGTCATCTTCGCGGGTCCGTATGAGCGCATAACGTTGTCTCATCATGCCGAAGACCGGATGATCTTCGCGCATGGTGCGTTGAAGGCCGCGAAGTGGGCGCACGGCAAGACACCCGGCCTTTATTCGATGGCCGACGTGCTCGGGCTGGGCGACCTATAG
- the nth gene encoding endonuclease III: MIMTKNTRRSFAKLSSARGGTAEPPPKAPEANLGQRKSVAAKLGQAPAAKPRKRAATPEAGAASKAILPAAKRPAKPARRSARGSAAPTPPLRPWTVAEIREAFVRFRNANPEPKGELEHLNPYTLLVAVVLSAQATDAGVNKATRALFAVADTPARMLALGEEKVRDHIKTIGLYRNKARNIIALSEKLLADFNGEVPRSRAGIESLPGAGRKTANVVLNMAFGEHTMAVDTHVFRVGNRTGMAPGKTPLEVELGLERVIPDEFMLHAHHWLILHGRYTCLARSPRCAVCLINDLCRWPEKTI, translated from the coding sequence ATGATCATGACGAAAAACACCCGCCGGAGCTTTGCAAAGCTGAGTTCTGCTCGCGGCGGGACCGCCGAACCACCCCCGAAAGCTCCTGAGGCGAACCTTGGGCAGCGAAAATCCGTTGCGGCGAAATTGGGGCAGGCTCCGGCGGCAAAACCGCGGAAACGGGCGGCGACACCCGAGGCCGGGGCCGCCTCCAAGGCCATCCTGCCCGCCGCCAAGCGGCCCGCCAAGCCGGCACGTCGGTCGGCACGTGGGTCGGCGGCGCCCACGCCGCCCCTCAGGCCCTGGACGGTGGCCGAAATCCGGGAAGCCTTCGTGCGGTTCCGCAACGCCAATCCCGAGCCGAAGGGCGAACTCGAGCACCTCAACCCCTACACGCTGCTGGTCGCGGTGGTGCTGTCGGCTCAGGCGACCGACGCCGGTGTCAACAAGGCGACTCGTGCCCTGTTCGCGGTCGCCGATACGCCCGCCAGGATGCTGGCGCTCGGCGAGGAGAAGGTCCGCGATCACATCAAAACCATCGGGCTCTATCGCAACAAGGCGAGGAACATCATCGCGCTGTCGGAAAAACTGCTCGCGGACTTCAATGGCGAAGTCCCGCGCAGCCGCGCCGGGATCGAATCGCTGCCCGGCGCGGGACGCAAGACCGCCAACGTCGTGCTCAACATGGCGTTCGGAGAGCACACAATGGCGGTTGACACCCATGTCTTCCGCGTCGGCAACCGTACCGGCATGGCGCCGGGCAAGACGCCGCTCGAGGTCGAACTCGGACTTGAGCGCGTGATCCCGGACGAGTTCATGCTGCATGCGCATCACTGGCTGATCCTGCACGGACGCTACACCTGCCTGGCGCGATCGCCGCGCTGCGCGGTGTGCTTGATCAACGACCTGTGCCGCTGGCCGGAAAAAACGATCTAA